The following are encoded together in the Streptomyces sp. NBC_00358 genome:
- a CDS encoding GTP-binding protein, with translation MDYDGSSDPFPTALKILVAGGFGVGKTTFVGAVSEIAPLSTEELLTTVSASTDRLDGIENKVETTVAMDFGRITLDPEHVLYLFGTPGQERFWFMWDELSEGALGAVILADTRRLEDCFAAVDFFEQRGLAFIVAVNEFDGSYRYDPAEVRAAIDLDPAIPVVCCDARISSSGVQTLLSLVRHLLAHAPAPFPSHGART, from the coding sequence ATGGATTACGACGGCAGCTCTGACCCCTTCCCCACCGCGCTGAAGATCTTGGTGGCGGGCGGGTTCGGGGTCGGAAAGACAACGTTCGTCGGCGCGGTGAGCGAGATCGCGCCGCTCAGTACGGAGGAACTGCTCACCACGGTCAGCGCCTCGACCGACCGCCTCGACGGCATCGAGAACAAGGTCGAGACAACGGTCGCGATGGACTTCGGCCGCATAACCCTGGATCCGGAACATGTGCTCTATCTGTTCGGCACACCCGGGCAGGAGCGGTTCTGGTTCATGTGGGACGAACTCTCGGAGGGCGCGCTCGGCGCGGTGATCCTCGCCGACACGCGCCGCCTGGAGGACTGCTTCGCGGCCGTCGACTTCTTCGAGCAGCGCGGACTCGCGTTCATCGTCGCGGTCAACGAGTTCGACGGCTCGTACCGCTACGACCCCGCCGAGGTGCGCGCCGCCATCGACCTCGACCCCGCCATCCCCGTCGTGTGCTGCGACGCCCGGATCTCCAGCTCGGGAGTGCAGACCCTGCTCAGCCTGGTCCGCCACCTCCTCGCCCACGCACCGGCCCCCTTCCCGAGTCACGGAGCCCGTACATGA
- a CDS encoding DUF742 domain-containing protein, giving the protein MAAAGDGPWLDDAAGRLVRPYTVSNGRTRPTTALDLLSQVMATGAMPLGYLGPEHSQALERCRAPVSVAEVAAHLKLPAAVTKVLLSDLVDCGALTTKPPEFHHNPTDRSLLEAVLDGLRRQL; this is encoded by the coding sequence GTGGCCGCGGCCGGCGACGGGCCCTGGCTCGACGACGCGGCGGGACGCCTGGTGCGCCCGTACACCGTCAGCAACGGCCGGACCAGGCCGACGACCGCGCTCGACCTCCTCTCCCAGGTCATGGCCACCGGAGCCATGCCCCTCGGCTACCTCGGCCCCGAGCACAGCCAGGCACTGGAACGCTGCCGGGCACCGGTCTCGGTCGCGGAGGTCGCCGCCCATCTGAAGCTGCCGGCAGCGGTCACCAAGGTGCTGCTGTCGGACCTCGTCGACTGCGGGGCGCTCACCACGAAGCCCCCGGAGTTCCACCACAACCCCACTGACCGGTCTCTTCTGGAGGCAGTGCTCGATGGATTACGACGGCAGCTCTGA
- a CDS encoding roadblock/LC7 domain-containing protein yields the protein MASDAPTGHVSDLDWLMSGLVQRVPHTTSAVLLSCDGLVKSVHGLDPDSADHMAALASGLYSLGRSAGARFGDGGEVRQVVVELDSTLLFVSTAGSGTCLAVLAGREADAAVLGYEMAMLVKSVRPYLVTAPRQPAAEPPAMRS from the coding sequence ATGGCGAGCGATGCGCCGACCGGCCACGTATCCGACCTCGACTGGCTGATGAGCGGCCTCGTCCAGCGCGTACCCCACACCACCAGCGCGGTGCTGCTCTCCTGCGACGGGCTCGTGAAGTCGGTCCACGGCCTCGACCCGGACAGCGCCGACCACATGGCGGCGCTGGCCTCGGGCCTCTACTCCCTCGGGCGCAGCGCGGGCGCGCGGTTCGGGGACGGCGGCGAGGTGCGCCAGGTCGTGGTCGAACTCGACTCGACCCTGCTGTTCGTCTCCACGGCCGGCTCCGGAACCTGTCTCGCCGTGCTCGCCGGCCGCGAGGCCGACGCGGCCGTGCTCGGCTACGAGATGGCGATGCTGGTCAAGAGCGTCCGGCCCTATCTGGTCACCGCGCCCCGGCAGCCCGCCGCCGAACCCCCGGCGATGAGGTCTTGA
- a CDS encoding ATP-binding protein, which translates to MSHLRAPAARADRREGGRHGRPVARATPPPPETHLRPQLLRLAVLPPTAVALSACAAVLFTVRSTGARPGPVLWAVLAGAVGVALAGILIAAVAADRAATSVRERIGALRRTSARAETDLRAVVEGLRRGEEPPARRTRRRPPADADDFELLAADISRAHDGAVVAVVQASQLSSHAGSEQKVEVFVNLARRLQSLVHREISILDELENEIEDPDLLKGLFHVDHLATRIRRHAENLAVLGGAVSRRQWSNPVSMTEVVRSAIAEVEQYSRVKLVPPIDGTLRGHAVADVIHLLAELVENATVFSAPHTQVLLRVNLVTSGLAIEVEDRGLGMQTAEQEKMNALLADPDQVNVAGLLQDGRIGLFVVSQLARRHGIQVRLQSNIYGGVQAVLVVPQGLLGSRPGALEDGGATRAVEPGTSGVPQLSLGPGPTRSAPVPVVPGGRPVAPVPRQTPREPARGEQQTPRRVAPVAGRGGPAPLPVRGAGAPRPNPAEAVPGIRAEDRLAAAENAVMPPAPRAGVVRGTMGKPHLPKRRAQEHIVPQLREGPVARPDTGHLVGHDPGLMAAFQRGIGLAEASSSESDGRADPGAPQGTAGADVPAAPASFPDRPRLEALYREPAVHTRGELSTGTPARGGDPVDVPPQDDGPATRPGEPRTAHAQAPHGARDTASGHDRTTRHDGNTPA; encoded by the coding sequence ATGTCTCACCTTCGCGCACCGGCCGCACGCGCAGACCGCCGTGAGGGCGGGCGGCACGGACGACCGGTCGCCCGTGCCACCCCTCCGCCGCCCGAGACGCACCTGCGGCCGCAGCTGCTGCGCCTCGCGGTCCTGCCGCCGACGGCCGTGGCACTCAGCGCGTGCGCCGCCGTCCTGTTCACCGTCCGCTCCACCGGCGCCCGGCCCGGCCCGGTCCTGTGGGCCGTCCTCGCCGGAGCGGTGGGCGTGGCCCTGGCCGGCATCCTGATCGCAGCCGTGGCCGCCGATCGCGCCGCCACCTCCGTACGGGAACGCATAGGAGCCCTGCGCCGCACCAGCGCCCGCGCCGAGACCGATCTGCGCGCCGTCGTCGAGGGGCTGCGGCGCGGCGAGGAGCCGCCCGCCCGCAGGACGCGCCGCCGCCCTCCCGCGGACGCCGACGACTTCGAGCTGCTCGCCGCGGACATCTCGCGCGCCCACGACGGCGCCGTCGTGGCCGTCGTGCAGGCCTCGCAGCTCTCCAGCCACGCGGGCAGCGAGCAGAAGGTCGAGGTCTTCGTCAATCTGGCCCGCCGTCTTCAGTCCCTCGTGCACCGCGAGATCTCCATCCTCGACGAGCTGGAGAACGAGATCGAGGACCCCGACCTCCTCAAGGGGCTCTTCCACGTCGACCACCTCGCCACCCGCATCCGGCGCCACGCCGAGAACCTCGCCGTGCTCGGCGGCGCCGTCTCGCGCCGGCAGTGGAGCAACCCGGTCTCCATGACCGAGGTGGTGCGTTCCGCGATCGCGGAGGTCGAGCAGTACTCGCGCGTCAAGCTCGTTCCCCCGATCGACGGCACCCTGCGCGGGCACGCGGTCGCCGATGTCATCCACCTGCTCGCCGAACTCGTCGAGAACGCCACGGTGTTCTCCGCCCCGCACACCCAGGTGCTGCTGCGGGTCAACCTCGTCACCTCGGGACTCGCCATCGAGGTGGAGGACCGCGGCCTCGGTATGCAGACGGCCGAGCAGGAGAAGATGAACGCCCTGCTCGCCGACCCGGACCAGGTCAATGTCGCCGGCCTGCTCCAGGACGGGCGCATCGGCCTGTTCGTGGTCTCCCAGCTCGCCCGTCGGCACGGCATCCAGGTACGGCTCCAGAGCAACATCTACGGCGGCGTCCAGGCCGTACTCGTGGTCCCGCAGGGGCTGTTGGGCTCCCGGCCCGGTGCCCTCGAAGACGGCGGCGCGACGCGGGCGGTGGAGCCCGGGACGAGCGGGGTGCCGCAGCTGTCCCTCGGCCCCGGGCCCACGCGGTCGGCCCCGGTGCCGGTCGTTCCCGGGGGCCGCCCGGTGGCGCCCGTGCCCCGGCAGACACCGCGGGAGCCGGCCCGGGGCGAGCAGCAGACACCCCGGCGGGTCGCGCCGGTCGCGGGGCGAGGCGGTCCCGCACCCCTCCCGGTGCGCGGGGCCGGCGCACCGCGGCCCAATCCGGCCGAGGCGGTACCCGGCATCCGCGCCGAGGACCGGCTCGCCGCCGCCGAGAACGCGGTCATGCCGCCGGCACCGCGCGCCGGCGTCGTGCGCGGCACGATGGGCAAGCCCCACCTGCCCAAGCGGCGCGCCCAGGAGCACATCGTCCCGCAACTGCGCGAAGGACCCGTGGCCCGTCCCGACACCGGGCATCTCGTCGGCCACGACCCGGGTCTCATGGCCGCCTTCCAGCGCGGGATCGGGCTCGCGGAGGCCTCCTCCAGCGAGTCGGACGGCCGGGCCGACCCGGGGGCGCCCCAGGGAACGGCCGGGGCGGACGTGCCGGCCGCCCCGGCCTCGTTCCCGGACCGGCCACGCCTGGAAGCGCTGTACAGGGAGCCCGCGGTCCACACCCGCGGGGAGCTGTCCACCGGCACCCCCGCCCGTGGCGGCGACCCCGTGGACGTACCTCCGCAGGACGACGGACCGGCCACCCGGCCGGGCGAGCCGCGCACGGCGCACGCGCAGGCGCCGCACGGGGCCCGGGACACCGCCTCCGGACACGACCGCACCACCCGGCACGACGGGAACACCCCGGCCTGA
- a CDS encoding MBL fold metallo-hydrolase: MTGFRTLSSGLRALRPAAFGADPAGARMRRIRNSPNFADGVFQNPENARTRPDGSMVEFAKVYFRSEERAHRSPTGTVPVHATTLADLARPAATGLRLTWMGHSSVLAEIDGHRVLFDPVWGERCSPFAFAGPKRLHPVPLPLAALGPVDVVVISHDHYDHLDMPTIKALAGTDTVFAVPLGVGAHLEHWGVSVDRIRELDWQESTKVGGITLTATPARHFCGRGLRNTQHTLWASWVAEGDTHRIYHSGDTGYFQGFKDIGAAHGPFDATMIQIGAYSDFWPDIHMTPQEGMRSHLDLQGGRPSGVMLPIHWGTFNLSTHAWSDPGEGTLAAARAVGARVALPRPGEPFEPASETVPSEPWWRGVARTPKDGWPVVEETTADTPGDVADGSPEGTGEPETVSAG; this comes from the coding sequence GTGACCGGTTTCCGTACCCTGAGCTCCGGGCTCCGCGCGCTGCGGCCCGCCGCCTTCGGCGCGGATCCGGCTGGTGCGCGCATGCGGCGCATCCGCAATTCGCCGAACTTCGCGGACGGTGTCTTCCAGAACCCGGAGAACGCCCGTACGCGCCCCGACGGCTCGATGGTCGAGTTCGCGAAGGTCTACTTCCGCAGCGAGGAGCGTGCCCACCGCTCCCCGACCGGGACGGTGCCGGTGCACGCGACGACGCTCGCGGACCTGGCCAGGCCCGCCGCGACCGGGCTGCGGCTCACCTGGATGGGGCACTCCAGCGTCCTCGCCGAGATCGACGGCCACCGGGTGCTGTTCGACCCGGTCTGGGGTGAGCGCTGCTCACCGTTCGCCTTCGCCGGTCCCAAGCGACTCCACCCCGTGCCCCTTCCGCTGGCCGCGCTCGGCCCGGTCGACGTCGTGGTGATCTCGCACGACCACTACGACCACCTCGACATGCCGACGATCAAGGCGCTGGCCGGCACGGACACGGTGTTCGCGGTGCCGCTGGGCGTCGGAGCGCATCTGGAGCACTGGGGCGTCTCGGTGGACCGGATCCGCGAGCTGGACTGGCAGGAGTCGACCAAAGTCGGCGGGATCACGCTGACGGCGACACCGGCGCGCCACTTCTGCGGCCGCGGCCTGCGCAACACCCAGCACACCCTCTGGGCCTCCTGGGTCGCCGAGGGCGACACGCACCGGATCTACCACAGCGGCGACACCGGCTACTTCCAGGGCTTCAAGGACATCGGCGCGGCCCACGGTCCCTTCGACGCCACGATGATCCAGATCGGCGCGTACAGCGACTTCTGGCCCGACATCCACATGACTCCCCAGGAGGGGATGCGGTCCCACCTCGACCTCCAGGGCGGGCGGCCCTCCGGAGTGATGCTGCCGATCCACTGGGGGACGTTCAATCTCTCCACCCACGCCTGGTCCGACCCGGGCGAGGGCACGCTGGCCGCCGCCCGCGCGGTCGGTGCCCGGGTGGCGCTGCCGCGTCCCGGTGAGCCCTTCGAGCCCGCGTCCGAGACGGTCCCCTCCGAGCCGTGGTGGCGTGGAGTGGCCCGTACGCCGAAGGACGGCTGGCCGGTCGTCGAGGAGACCACCGCCGACACGCCCGGTGACGTCGCCGACGGGTCCCCGGAGGGCACCGGGGAGCCGGAAACGGTGTCCGCGGGCTGA
- a CDS encoding thiamine pyrophosphate-binding protein, with amino-acid sequence MSDPSAEPVPPVTGGTITGGEALVRALRGHSVTQVFGIPGTHNLEIYRHLPAYGVRHVLTRHEQGAGYAADGYARVTRRPGVVLTTTGPALLNAAAAVGQAYSDSVPLLVVSPGMPLRHPRLATGLLHETRSQTEALRGVAAFSHRVSSVAEIDAAVARAFTLFRTGRPRPAHIEIPLDLLEAAEETRPVRVTPPTAPLAPAPAAVERAAEALRGARRPALVLGGGARGAAVPGLALAEALGAPVLTTANGKGIVPETHPLSLGVSLHSPSVQKWLTERDTVLAVGTELAESDLWAAPPALNGTLIRVDLDPDQMYSGLPVDIAVVGDAELSLTALLAAVEGHGATRPHARVPDEDPVRRAGALVAARNAETAGRDARWIPYLRAVRSVLAEDAVITSDSAQCCYYGALPHLPLGPGGRYLHPTGFGTLGYALPAAIGAKAACPDRQVVALSGDGGLQFTVQELATAAQLNLPLPVVVFDNGGYGEIRDEMAARGDTPTAVDLAPVDLPALARAYGGQGTRAYSPDELAAALSEALRTPGPTLIAIPEETR; translated from the coding sequence GTGTCCGACCCGTCCGCAGAACCGGTCCCGCCCGTGACCGGCGGGACGATCACCGGCGGCGAAGCCCTCGTCCGCGCCCTGCGCGGTCATTCCGTGACACAGGTCTTCGGGATCCCCGGAACCCACAACCTGGAGATCTACCGCCACCTGCCCGCGTACGGCGTCCGGCACGTCCTGACACGCCACGAACAGGGCGCCGGATACGCCGCCGACGGCTACGCGCGCGTGACCCGGCGCCCCGGTGTCGTGCTCACGACGACCGGACCGGCCCTGCTGAACGCGGCGGCCGCCGTCGGCCAGGCGTACTCGGACAGCGTGCCGCTGCTCGTCGTCTCACCGGGAATGCCGCTGCGCCACCCGCGGCTCGCGACCGGTCTGCTGCACGAGACGCGCAGCCAGACGGAGGCCCTGCGGGGCGTGGCCGCGTTCAGTCATCGCGTGTCCTCGGTCGCGGAGATCGACGCGGCGGTGGCGCGCGCCTTCACCCTGTTCCGCACCGGCCGGCCGCGGCCCGCGCACATCGAGATACCCCTCGACCTGCTGGAGGCCGCCGAGGAGACCCGTCCGGTCCGGGTGACCCCGCCCACCGCTCCCCTCGCCCCCGCCCCGGCGGCGGTGGAGCGGGCCGCCGAGGCCCTGCGCGGTGCGCGCCGTCCGGCGCTCGTCCTCGGCGGCGGGGCGCGCGGAGCGGCCGTCCCGGGGCTCGCCCTCGCCGAGGCGCTGGGCGCCCCCGTCCTCACCACGGCCAACGGCAAGGGAATCGTCCCCGAGACGCACCCGCTGTCCCTCGGCGTGTCCCTGCACAGCCCCTCGGTCCAGAAGTGGCTCACGGAACGGGACACCGTCCTCGCCGTCGGCACGGAACTCGCCGAGTCCGACCTGTGGGCGGCGCCGCCCGCCCTGAACGGCACGCTGATCCGTGTGGACCTGGACCCGGACCAGATGTACTCGGGCCTCCCCGTGGACATCGCCGTCGTCGGCGACGCGGAGCTCTCCCTGACGGCGCTGCTCGCCGCCGTGGAGGGGCACGGCGCAACCCGCCCGCACGCGCGCGTGCCGGACGAGGACCCCGTCCGGCGGGCCGGAGCCCTGGTGGCCGCGCGGAACGCCGAGACCGCCGGGCGCGACGCCCGCTGGATCCCGTACCTGCGGGCCGTGCGTTCCGTCCTCGCCGAGGACGCCGTGATCACCTCGGACAGCGCCCAGTGCTGCTACTACGGAGCACTCCCCCACCTCCCGCTCGGCCCCGGGGGCCGCTATCTTCACCCGACCGGCTTCGGCACGCTCGGCTACGCGCTGCCCGCGGCGATCGGCGCCAAGGCGGCGTGCCCCGACCGTCAGGTGGTGGCGCTCAGCGGGGACGGCGGCCTCCAGTTCACGGTGCAGGAACTGGCGACCGCGGCACAGCTGAACCTCCCGCTGCCCGTCGTGGTCTTCGACAACGGCGGCTACGGGGAGATCCGCGACGAGATGGCCGCCCGGGGCGACACGCCCACGGCCGTCGACCTCGCGCCGGTCGACCTGCCCGCCCTGGCCCGCGCCTACGGAGGACAGGGCACGCGCGCGTACAGCCCGGACGAGCTGGCCGCCGCGCTCAGCGAGGCACTGCGCACCCCCGGCCCCACCCTGATCGCCATCCCCGAGGAGACCCGATGA
- a CDS encoding Glu/Leu/Phe/Val dehydrogenase dimerization domain-containing protein, which translates to MTAPLMTLTWTDHVTGRPGFLVVDRLVRGVSSGGLRMRPGCTLEEVAGLARGMTMKEALHYNPEGRYIPLGGAKGGIDCDPQDPAAYGLLVRYLRAMRPYIEAFWTTGEDLGLSQDLVDRAAEEAGLVSSIQAVYPLLDDETAARGRLADAFAVEVDGIGLDELVGGCGVAESVLAALDRAGVEYAGTRVAVQGLGTMGGATARFLARARLTIVAVADIKGTIANPDGLDVEALLAARDTYGTVDRAVLRDADRELPGDAWLSADVEVLVPAAVSYAIDTANQQGIRARWIVEAANMPVLADAELLLAARGVTVLPDVVVNSCTNAWWWWTLFGDIGADADEAFAHTRRSMRALIDRTLARAEADGTTPRAAAHAIVTDRLPVIAERFGWYR; encoded by the coding sequence ATGACCGCCCCCCTGATGACGCTCACCTGGACGGACCATGTCACCGGCCGTCCGGGATTCCTCGTCGTCGACCGGCTCGTGCGCGGTGTCTCCAGCGGCGGTCTGCGGATGCGGCCGGGCTGCACCCTGGAGGAGGTGGCCGGGCTCGCCCGGGGCATGACCATGAAGGAAGCTCTGCACTACAACCCCGAGGGCCGGTACATCCCGCTGGGCGGCGCCAAGGGCGGTATCGACTGCGACCCCCAGGACCCGGCGGCGTACGGGCTGCTGGTGCGCTATCTGCGCGCGATGCGCCCGTACATCGAGGCGTTCTGGACCACCGGCGAGGATCTCGGGCTCAGCCAGGACCTGGTCGACCGGGCCGCCGAGGAGGCCGGGCTCGTCTCGTCCATCCAGGCCGTGTACCCGCTGCTCGACGACGAGACGGCGGCCCGCGGACGGCTCGCGGACGCCTTCGCGGTCGAGGTGGACGGTATCGGGCTCGACGAACTCGTCGGCGGCTGCGGCGTCGCCGAGTCCGTGCTCGCCGCCCTGGACCGGGCCGGGGTGGAGTACGCGGGAACCCGCGTCGCCGTGCAGGGGCTCGGCACCATGGGCGGGGCCACCGCGCGGTTCCTCGCGCGCGCGAGGCTCACGATCGTCGCCGTCGCCGACATCAAGGGAACCATCGCGAACCCGGACGGCCTCGACGTCGAGGCGCTGCTCGCGGCACGGGACACGTACGGGACGGTCGACCGCGCGGTACTGCGCGACGCCGACCGTGAACTCCCCGGTGACGCCTGGCTGTCCGCCGACGTGGAGGTGCTGGTGCCCGCCGCGGTCTCGTACGCGATCGACACGGCGAACCAGCAAGGGATCAGGGCCCGTTGGATCGTCGAGGCGGCCAACATGCCCGTCCTGGCGGACGCGGAGCTGCTGCTCGCCGCGCGCGGGGTCACCGTGCTGCCGGACGTGGTGGTCAACTCCTGCACGAACGCCTGGTGGTGGTGGACCCTGTTCGGCGACATCGGCGCGGACGCGGACGAGGCGTTCGCCCACACGCGGCGCTCCATGCGCGCCCTGATCGACCGGACGCTCGCGCGCGCGGAGGCCGACGGTACGACGCCGCGGGCCGCCGCCCACGCCATCGTCACGGACCGGCTGCCGGTCATCGCGGAGCGGTTCGGGTGGTACCGGTGA
- a CDS encoding TetR/AcrR family transcriptional regulator translates to MARVRLSVAERREELLRAAVEQIEARGVAAVRIADVASSLGVSNALVLYHFSTKEKLVAAAFTYAAEDDLAHLRKLLGRRTTALRRLRAAVRWYAPTGQAKGWRLWIEGWAAALREPALREVTRDLDRQWKAAMTEVIAEGVAAGEFRCPDPASSALRLTALLDGLAVQMTAYSGAVSRARTQEWVDEALARELGLEREALMAAVR, encoded by the coding sequence GTGGCGAGAGTGCGGTTGAGCGTGGCGGAGCGGCGCGAGGAGTTGCTGCGGGCCGCCGTCGAACAGATCGAGGCGCGGGGCGTGGCGGCGGTACGGATCGCCGACGTGGCCTCCTCCCTCGGCGTGAGCAACGCGCTGGTGCTGTACCACTTCTCGACGAAGGAGAAGCTCGTCGCCGCCGCGTTCACCTACGCGGCCGAGGACGACCTCGCCCATCTGCGCAAGCTGCTCGGCCGCCGTACGACGGCGCTGCGACGTCTTCGGGCCGCCGTGCGCTGGTACGCCCCGACGGGACAGGCCAAGGGCTGGCGCCTGTGGATCGAGGGCTGGGCGGCCGCCCTGCGGGAGCCCGCGCTGCGCGAGGTCACCCGTGATCTCGACCGCCAGTGGAAGGCCGCGATGACCGAGGTGATCGCGGAGGGAGTGGCCGCGGGCGAGTTCCGCTGCCCCGACCCGGCGAGTTCGGCCCTCCGGCTGACGGCGCTGCTGGACGGGCTGGCCGTCCAGATGACCGCTTACTCGGGAGCCGTGTCACGGGCGCGGACCCAGGAGTGGGTGGACGAGGCCCTCGCCCGTGAACTGGGCCTTGAACGCGAGGCGTTGATGGCGGCGGTCCGCTAG
- a CDS encoding SGNH/GDSL hydrolase family protein, whose amino-acid sequence MIGSYVAVGDSFTEGVGDPGPDGAFVGWADRFAVLLADRRPEGDFNYTNLAVRGKLLDQIVETQLLKAKELGPELVSFCAGGNDIIRPGTDPDEVAERFERAVADLTSAVGTVMVTTGFDTRGVPVLKHLRGKIATYNGHVRAIADRYGCPVLDLWSLKTIQDRRAWDGDRLHLSPEGHTRVALRAGQVLGLEVPADPDQPWPPLPPRGTLEMRRDNIQWAREYLVPWIGRRLRGESSGDHVAAKGALSPDDIKMRIESVA is encoded by the coding sequence GTGATCGGGTCGTACGTGGCGGTGGGGGACAGCTTCACCGAGGGCGTCGGCGACCCTGGGCCCGACGGGGCTTTCGTCGGCTGGGCCGACCGGTTCGCGGTACTTCTCGCGGACCGGCGACCCGAGGGCGACTTCAACTACACCAATCTCGCCGTGCGCGGCAAACTTCTCGACCAGATCGTCGAGACCCAGCTCCTGAAGGCCAAGGAGCTCGGCCCGGAACTGGTCTCGTTCTGCGCGGGCGGCAACGACATCATCCGCCCCGGCACCGACCCCGACGAGGTCGCGGAGCGCTTCGAGCGCGCGGTCGCAGACCTCACCTCGGCCGTCGGCACCGTCATGGTGACCACCGGCTTCGACACCCGAGGCGTCCCCGTGCTCAAGCATCTGCGCGGCAAGATCGCCACCTACAACGGACATGTGCGGGCCATCGCGGACCGCTACGGCTGTCCCGTCCTCGACCTCTGGTCCCTGAAGACGATCCAGGACCGGCGCGCCTGGGACGGCGACCGACTGCACCTCTCACCCGAGGGGCACACCCGGGTGGCGCTCCGGGCCGGACAGGTACTCGGCCTGGAGGTACCCGCCGACCCGGACCAGCCCTGGCCGCCCCTCCCGCCGCGCGGCACGCTCGAAATGCGCCGCGACAACATCCAGTGGGCGCGCGAGTACCTGGTCCCGTGGATCGGACGGCGGCTGCGCGGGGAGTCCTCGGGCGATCACGTGGCGGCCAAGGGTGCCCTGTCACCGGACGACATCAAGATGCGCATCGAGTCGGTGGCCTGA
- a CDS encoding M23 family metallopeptidase encodes MPAKGKHRRPKSLRFTRSIAVAGTGGAALALPLMGATGAHAATPATAVAQHVEKAAAAAPAAEKTVTTRTYAVRAGDYLSKIADEHNVSGGWKKIYSDNRSAIGGDPSLIHPGLKLSLGKKAAFAGAAHSATRTSAPAAKTTQATPAADTAPSNSASAESGSGYTLPVQGGSVGTGYKVAGSMWSSGYHTGVDFVVPTGTTIKSIAAGTVVSAGWGGAYGNQVVIQHADGKYSQYAHMSSLSVSAGQTVTAGQQIGLSGATGNVTGPHLHFEIRTTPDYGSDVDPVAYLRSHGVAVG; translated from the coding sequence ATGCCCGCGAAGGGTAAGCACCGCCGTCCCAAGTCCTTGCGTTTCACCCGCTCCATCGCCGTGGCCGGAACCGGTGGCGCAGCGCTCGCGCTGCCTCTGATGGGAGCCACGGGCGCCCACGCCGCGACCCCGGCCACCGCCGTCGCGCAGCATGTCGAGAAGGCCGCGGCCGCGGCTCCCGCCGCCGAGAAGACCGTCACGACGAGGACGTACGCGGTGCGGGCCGGTGACTATCTCTCCAAGATCGCCGACGAGCACAACGTCAGCGGCGGCTGGAAGAAGATCTACTCCGACAACCGCTCCGCCATCGGCGGCGACCCGTCGCTGATCCACCCGGGTCTGAAGCTGTCGCTCGGCAAGAAGGCCGCCTTCGCCGGCGCCGCCCACTCGGCCACCCGCACGTCGGCCCCGGCGGCGAAGACCACCCAGGCGACCCCGGCCGCCGACACGGCTCCCTCCAACTCGGCCTCCGCCGAAAGCGGTTCCGGCTACACCCTGCCGGTCCAGGGCGGCAGCGTCGGCACCGGCTACAAGGTGGCGGGCAGCATGTGGTCCAGCGGCTACCACACGGGCGTGGACTTCGTGGTCCCCACCGGCACCACGATCAAGTCCATCGCCGCGGGCACCGTCGTCTCCGCCGGCTGGGGCGGCGCCTACGGCAACCAGGTCGTCATCCAGCACGCCGACGGCAAGTACTCCCAGTACGCCCACATGTCCTCGCTGTCCGTCTCGGCGGGCCAGACCGTGACGGCGGGCCAGCAGATAGGCCTCTCCGGCGCGACCGGCAACGTCACCGGACCGCACCTGCACTTCGAGATCCGCACCACGCCGGACTACGGCTCGGACGTCGACCCGGTCGCCTACCTGCGGTCGCACGGTGTCGCCGTCGGCTGA